In the Arachis ipaensis cultivar K30076 chromosome B04, Araip1.1, whole genome shotgun sequence genome, GGGATGTTTGGGAATAATTGAGAGTAACAATATTCTTCAAGGGGAATTGTTTGCTATTTAGAGAGAATATCTCTTAGTTTGAGATGTGGGTCAAcaagatgttatttgtgagacggattgtgtgaaagcatttaatcttgttactaatcaccaatatggttttgggtttattgatccattggtgctcaaaataagagatatcatgcattggaattggcgtgttgactttcgtttgattatgagagatgcaaacacggtggcagatactatgacaaagatggcgatgaagttacaactttctcaTGTAGAGCTTCcttcaccttgggaggagtttaagagtagtcttaaaaaGGATTGTCTCTCTATTTAAGCATAtcatttgttttgtttttctttgtttagtttatttcaattacaaaaaaaaaaggcaatATCATTACCATTTGGTCTTAGGCCTCCGCTGCATTATTTTCATTTGTTTAGAGTTCAAATCTCAACTTGTACCTACAATAATTTATTGGCcaacaacaaatttttaaataaagttttaatTTTCAACGAATTAATTATTAACTTGTCAGATCAAGAGATACGGTTAAAAAAATCcgattctttttttctttacatGTATAGCGCAATTATCTTTGAACAAAATGGgagttcaaattttaaaaaaattctttagAAGAGTTTAGAATTACCTGCCTAACATTTactgtgccaaaaaaaattaaaaaaagaactaAATTTGTCTATTTCATGGTGAGAAATATTCAAAAGCCagcaaaatttattgtttttgaccATCACTTCTAATCATCAATCCAATTTTTTCATTTTAGTAATCTAACAATATACTTTTATtctatacttttaaatattaatgactaattgttacaaaaaaacaataaattttactAATCCTCTAACATTTTGATGGTTCCTTGTGGTTACTATGTGGcgtattcaataaaaaaaattttatctttctttttttttgtttttgatattcaAGCCATTAGTATCTCAACTGTACTTAGTTAATTTTGGTGGATCCAACTCGAGCTAAATCAAGTGGCTAACGAGAATTCGGATTTAATAGTTAAGTTGTGCCTAAAGTTGAGCGAGTATAAATTGGTTATAAAATTTGAGTTTtataaacatttttcttttaaaaaaaacaaTTCAAAGAAAGTAAAATTCATCTTCTAATACAATAGTTCTACATAGTATCAGAAAACAATAATAATGCTAGTATCCTACAGTTCACAATCATGTCATAATCTTTACAAAAACATACCTCTTATATAACAAATATTTGGGAGGGAGGACggaaataaatgaataaataaagggAAGAAAAGAGGCTTCAAGAACAACTATAACCACATTTACATTCAAAACCTCAAGGCAGAGGTATATATAAGTATTAAATAACTATAACAAGTGTAGCCTATCCCACTATATCTGCGGTCAATTTGTCCAAAATTTTCATCCCATTTGGAGAAGCAATTACCACTGTACATCTGCATCACAAAATGAACACAAGAAACTCAATTTGTGTTTCCAAACATGCCAATTTCCTTgcttattttaattacttttcttcTATGAAGAATACTAATAAAATCAATGTAATAACATTCTCAATCACATCATACAGTAATGCAAACAAAGATGTTGAACATGCTTGCATTCTTAACCAATTTTGATGAACATAGTGTGACATAGACTATAGAGTATTTGGATTCAACATTGTGGGGAAAAAACATTGCCTGAATCTAGAAACAAGATAAGGTTAAACAACAAAACATCATTCAACTAAGTATTTTGAGCTCAACAGACACTTGGCTCTATCGGATTCTTCCAATATATTCGTCATCTTATCTAGTTCAATCAGTTTCACTGTCAACCAATTGTCCAAAACTTCAAAGATTATAAAAGTTAAGATTAGAAAACTAACGGGATTTTAGATACGACCCCATGGTCGACAACACCATCCACAGTATCAAGGCGTTTTGCTACTTCAGCTGCAGGTATGATCACTAAGTCAGCTGAATAGACTCGTACGAATAACAAGGCTAGATTTTGAAAGAGGTAGGATAACTGTAAAACTTACCAAGGCTTGCAATTGGAGAAGTAAATATAAGATCAAGAACATTACATCCTTCTTTGGTGACTAGGGGGAAGTCACCTCCTAATGGACCTGCTTGTCCTATCGCCGGTCTTCTCCAAACCTTCAATTTGCAAAAAACAAAGAATAAATAGAACATCAGAATATACAGTTTTCATTATGAACGATAACTTTCTAAGATGCTAAGATAATGAGAAATTAAAAGAGGAGCATAAAAAACTGTGTTGATCAACTAAAAAGTAGAAACAAAGGGAGACGAATTCTGCTCCAAAGAGCTCTTCATGACAACATCACTTTTTAAGGTAAAAGCATCCATTCACACCTGAAATCATTAATCATAgtttataaatttatataaagTGAATTGTTTGCTAACCTCGGCATCGCCCAGAAATATATCATCAATCTCTTCGGCGGTTGCCAGCCAGGTAGGCTACAAGGAAAAACTTGAATAGAAAAGGCAAATATATACAGGAAAAAAATATCGAAGCAAATAATTTGTATAGCTGCTTACAGAATGAATTAAAACTGGAATAGAACCTTCCAGTCCACCTTTGTACTGGTTTTCTTCAATAATGAACACAAGTTTATTGGCGGCATACAGTATGGACTGCACAAATGGGGGAGTCAATTATTGAAAATTGACATTCACAAATAAAATGTAGAACAAAGcgatatacatatacatatatatatatatatattgcgtCTCACCTTCTCCTGCACTATGGATTCCTCACTTTGCAGTTTACGGCGCCCAATGATAGCAACAAGTGTCCCTTCTTCTATAGCATCAGCATCATCAAAGGCAAAATCAATCTACAATGGAGCAATTGCTAATGATTATGAACTAAGATTTCAAGTATTAGAGGAATagaatgaaaagaagaaaaaaaatccacTTTACTTTACACATTTCCACCTTTTACTTAAATTCAAGTTTCAGGCAACCAAGATCCTCTAAAACAAGAAACACTCAACATTAAAGGAAAATGTAgaagataattatttttatgcACACTTGAGTACTGTCTTGGTAGGTATCCAATGGTATCCCAGACTTTGCTGCCTCGCTTGCACTTGCAACAGACCTGGAACAACCGATGCATTAAGGTTCAACGATTCATTGGTTCGATCGAAATTCCCATTGTATAAAGATATTTCCATGGCGGAAAGtgaccaaaattcaaaatatggctaattcaaataactaacaTCATTGAAACAGCATAGTAATGACTGATAATATAAAaaaggaagggaagaagaaatgTAAAGTGCCAAAGAGGAAGAACTCACATGGGAATCCCTACTATGTCCTTCAAATTACCGATACGAAGCTGGTGACCCAAATGCTGAATTGCCATACCAGAAGCATGACCAGACCCCAATCCTACAACCATTCCACTTTTCACATATGTGTCTACCTATCAAACAGCATATCTACAAAATCATTCATCTCCCAACAATATGGAAAATCATTATGCATAAAAAAGGAGTTTTAATCCCAACATAAGCCTAGTAACCCTAAAATCTGGACAACAAAAAGCTGCATACATTACAACACTAGGCATCAACAACAAAGAATGCAGTACTATATCAACTAATTCACAGAAAGCAACCCAACAAAAAGAGAAAGGATTTTTGACAAACATTGCTAAGTAAAACATGAAACTAGGGATTATGATAACAAAGCTAGTGAATTCTGAATTGGCATGCATGAAAAACCATACATTGATCACACAGAGTAAATTCCAAAGTTGCAAACTTTGAAAGCTGCAGAACTGGGAATTCAAGTTTCATAGGCATACAGTGTATTGAGCTGCTCGGAGAAGTGCGGAACTGTCATCGAGACAGGAACGAGTCACCATTCTTAGAAACTCGtgggtgcttcttcttcttcttcttgttagaGGTGTTGaggaatgaagaggaagctttgttgagaaggatgaagatgatgaaCAAGTTAAAGAAGCCATTTGATTCATGTTCAATTTCTCACACCCTTTTGCTGTTCATCGATTCATTCATCACACACTTTGTGGTTATTGCAGAGTGGATAAGGGATTCTGCAACGCAATTTCACCAATGAAATTTATATGTTTTCTCCTTATACAATTTAGTTTTTCTCACAAATAAAGCActaccaaaaattaaaaaaaaaatgtactTTTTAATTAGATTCAAGGCTTCAAAGTTCAAAGAAAGTTTTAATAAGTAAGTTTATATGTGTTTCTAAAATTTTATTAAGACACAGAGACATTCTAGATGAGAATTTTTTGGGGAACACTTAATATACTTTACATTTACTTCAGtactaaatatattttatatgatAAAACAAATATTTATTACAGAAAAAATATAATCACTTATGATTTATAaagaagagtttaattttgatgtacttataatgtaaaatattttatataattatatctttttttttatgattatttatgcGGTCAATGTAAAAAgtgattatttttgttaatatgaTATTATGTAATTAGATATAGTATAAAAtcgtgtatcaaaattaaactatataaaaaaaataacttagtttttttttttgtgactttttATAAGAAActtgaacccgcaacctcttaattgagtatggagagtctATGCTATTTGAACTTAGTTTGATTTGTTTTTCCAGCcttgtatatttatttatttctctaaAGAATGAATgcttttttttcatctttttaagaattaatttatccaatataaaaattattaaaggCTAATTTAGAGCATCACTCTCTTTTCGTagtaaaattatcaaatttttcagaaatataaaaaaattagctaATCATTTTTAACTTTTATACATCGTCGATTATAAATACTAGCATCTtaataataaacataaaaaaatatcatttattcATTTAATGGTTAATAGGAGTTTGAGATTTAATTAAACTACCCAAATTCTTTTCGTATATACatgaaaaattaatttataaacataaaaatttgattatataattattataaaaatatgatATTCATTTAGAATAATTTCACTATCATACGTTTCCGACAGGAACATGCTTGGCTGTGAAAAACATAAAATTGGTCACCATGTAAGGATCTCAATGGGACGAGGGCAAGGGATGTCTTTCTGTCCGTTCCAAATTTTGTTTTTCATCCTCGTTTTTATTTTTTGTCGTAGGAAAATATTActttttattctcattttttatagggttttattttttgtagaaaccctattttatatttttttttgataattttgactaattattaattttcatagGAATAGAGCTAAAAGTATCTATTTTATACAAAAAACAGCAtaattttatacaaaaaatttaaacgATAAGATGGTGATTTTTAAAATGACGCAATGGGAGACGTCATAACGAGCCAGAACACAGAGCAGTGGACGAGGTAAGAGACGCGACAACAGAGAAGAGAGTGGAAAGAACACCATAAATATAGATAAGGACACAGTGAGGGTGATAGAACGGTGAGGGGTGACAATACGATGAGACGGGAGAGTGACAAAGgagtggctgcagagaggttagaTAGAGTATGGATGACGCTAGGAATTTATGAATTAAATAAGGGTTATGCAAATGAGGATTAAGAATTTTAAGTGTCTCtctccctatatatatatatatatatatatatgtcatgtgaaatgactaaaaaatatatatgagaaataaattaTTAAGAACAATTAAGTAAATTTATAAATTTCGGAGATTAGCGAGGATGCGGCGGGAATCTCTGCTCAGGTCCCGCACCTGCCTCAAAAAAATTTCGTCTTCATCCTCATTTTCACGTAAAAAATTCTCTATAGTCAAATTTCTATTCGAGATAATTTTCACAATAATCTCTGCTTCTCGAAGAGTTTTGTCATGACGCCATGGATGTGGATACCGTCATCGTCATTCCAATTTCGAACATTATTGTAGGCACCATATGCATGAATGCATGCAACACCAACCTTGCTCATCGTATTTACTCAATTTATATATAGCTTTAttcaatatataaattaaaatacatatataCAACCAAACCTTATTATACAACTTACAAATAGAAATTGAAATCAATCAATGTCTTCGCATAGTGCTGTCACCCTTGTTCTTCCATTCACGTAtgtctctctcttcttcttcgtAAAATAAGGATAATTTATGAAATGTAAATCACACAATAACATCGATTTCTCTTTAATCATCTATGCTATTGGTGTTCGTTAATAAAGAATATGAAAGAAAAGAAGGAGTAAAGGCAATTAATTAAGGTTAATTGTAATTTAGGATTTGAttgattaattcttaattaatttattaatctcCACTTCAATTGTTGTTTGGACTCTATCTAATGCATCTAATTGGATGTTTCGTTGATACCAAAAGTAATTGGATCCAATAATTAAGGCGGTACCAAATTTTCTACATGTAATTTGCGGTTTATTTGACTAATCTTAAATTTAGGGTAAAAAGCGTATATGAGCCGAGGAGAGTTTAAAATTACCTAAATCTgccaaataaaattttgatatatCATTCTACAAAAGAACAAattaatgtaattcgaatcaatacaaTTCGAATTAGATTTGtatgtaattcgaattgatataatTCGAATTACTTGAAAGCATTGACAACACGTAATTTGAATCAATATGTCACGAATTATAAacatagagttcgaattgtatcAATTCGAATTAGTAGGGAGACGCGCTTTGAAGAGAgttcgaatcaagttgattcgaattactccttTTTCGTAACaaattctaataaatttttttaatgaatttatttaaattatactacaaaaaatattttattttatgcaaaataatttttaaaaaatagcttaaaaaatattttttaaattattttgcatacaataaaatatttttttgtggtataatttaaataaatttattaaaaaatattcatgagctatcaagaatgggcagaagagtattgtataAAGTTCGAATTGTTCACCGTATAATTTGAAtaaggcttagtttggtaaagcttttactttttaAGAGTAGCTTATGAAAGTTGTCTTTTAAAAGACGACTTTTTAAAAGGTACAGCACTTGCGTTTGGTAAAATCacattaaaaatagtttttaatattttatttatttttccacacATATTTTCTGTCATTATATTGCCGTTAGAATCCTCATATATTTCTAATTTCTCAACCTAACCTTCACAAATTCTAACACAATCTTCATATAATTTTACTTGAGATATGTGTCTCATTTTTTATGATTTGTATAAGTGAGTCAATATATATAAATGGGTAATAGACGTATCAGTACAAGTTTTATTATTGACTAATGATAACTCTATTTATATTAATATAGAgagtaaatcaaataaatatttaaattattggtctctaaaatttgaaaaaaaatattattcttcgttataaatatgtttattatattttttttaatttttaaaagctgttttaccaaacacaattatagtacttgtgcttattaaaaactatttttaatgtGATTTTACCAAACGCAAGTGCTATAGCCTTTAAAAAGTCTTTTCATAAGCTACTCTTCaaaagtaaaagctttaccaaaccaagccttattCAAATTATACGGTGAGCAATTCGAATTATATACAATACTCTTCTGTCCATTcttgatagctcatgaatattttttaataaatttatttaaattataccacaaaaaaatattttattgtatgcaaaataatttaaaaaatattttttaaattattttgcatacaataaaatatttttttgtggtataatttaaataaattcattaaaaaatttattagaatttGTTACGAAAAGGGAGTAATTCGAATTATATCTTTTCGAATTACTACTAGTTTCGAAAatagagtaattcgaatcaacttgattcgaacTCCCTTCAAAGCACGTCTCCCTACTAATTCGAATTgatacaattcgaactctatgtTTATAATTCGTgacatattgattcgaattacgtaTTGTCAATGCTTTCAAGTAATTCGAattatatcaattcgaattacataCAAATCTAATTCGAATTACATTAATTTGTTCTTTGGTAGAATGATGTATCAGAATTTTATTTGGCGGATTTAGGTAATTTTAAACTCCCATCGGCTCATATACGTTTTTTACCCTTAAATTTAATATAAGAAAGTAGGGTTATACTAGGTGTAAACTAAATTCAGCCACTAAAGTCAatcaccagtataaaatatatgctaaaatataaatacacattgaaaataaatcaaactacacatatatttatacataaatacattgatagctgattttagtgtacaaataatattttttaagaaaGTAATATTGTcacttttaaaattagttttgctCCTCATTTTTgtgcgatttttttttttaaatcaccaTTCAttctcattatttaatttttcatagtaataaaaatatttattgagAGTAATTTAAAAATGATATATCATAAAGAAATGATATTATTAATTTGAAAGTGACACCCTTCAATATATGACCCAATTATGGGTGCAATTAAAGTTTTGTTCATATTTTCACTTATACTTTTGAGGTTTAATTCACTAATAATGTATTCAATAAAACCTAATTATATGATTATACTGACCTTCTATAAAATTTAACTAAAGTTGTAAACCTTAtatttttggataatattttatatatattcatAGAACAAAATCCTTTTTGTTATTGTTAAAACTAGAATTCAAAACATTTTAATGGGAAAATAAACTATTTATCCATATTAATCATCTTACAATTTTTTCACATCAATCCTTccacgctttttttttttttacatcaaattcaaaaaaaatcagTTTCATTAATAAACATATATTAAACACGCTCCAACTCTCCACTAATATAAATATTCGTATCCCGCACTCTTTAatataaaattgttttttttcATATGTTTCCTCTTTATTATCGTTcttttaggctgcgtttgtttctgagaacatgataggacaagacactgagaacaggataggacaagacactaatggacagagacacaaaattttgtgttcttgtattctatttgataataaactagaacaaattatgaaaatttaatttactcattttttttcattcaaaaaatttgagatgaaaaatataataataaaaaaatataattatgaaaaattaacaaaaataatgaaaaaagaatgaaaaataagttgtatctcttgttagtgtctctgtgtccttcctgtcaggatggacacaaaatacactaatttagtgTCTCTGGACATactgtctctgtccatgtctcttCTGTCAAATATGATTTTGTGTTTCTGTGTCCAtgtctcagtgtcctgtctctgtaaaTAAACGCAGCCTTATTTCTACTGTTGTTGCtgcgtttttcttttcttttccttctcctcttcctggtaattttgtaacattatgtatttcttatttctttttattctttgtttaattttttcttattttttttatttttttcttgttaaaaggataaaataagaaaaattatgagaGGGTGAAagtgtaaaataaaaagaaagatgaataaaaaaagaagaagaagatgatgacaacaagaaaaaagaagaagaagatttttgAGTTATGCAAAATATTTATAAGAAAATAGCACCgaaattttttaatcataacACAAGAAGTTTCTTAATTTtgacaccaaaattttttaaccgtGACACAGGTTCTTGTTAAGAGGGAGAAACAAGAATGATGCGAATGTGAAAAGTTTAATTACTTCGTCGGATCCTGTAGTTTCAccaattttcaattaggtccctatacttttttttctttttaattggatccctatactatatcagattttgtaattaagttgtTATCGTgacaaaaatatttgaattaacagaatattctattaaatgaaatagaatatTTAATCAAGTATTAGACATATTCGTTTTGTTTAATAGAATATTTTGTTGATTCTAACATTTTTGTCACAATAggaacttaattacaaaatctgatatagtATAGGAACCAATATaggaacttaattgaaaattcagtgaaattatagggaccaacagaataaCTAAACCAATGTGAAAGAAGAAGGAGAGTTTTAAATTGTGTAAAATTTATCagaaaaataatatcaaattttCATAATCGTGGCacagaaaattttttattttggcaCAAAAATTTCTTAACCGTGACATAGAAATTTTTTAACCGTATCATTTCCATCTAAAtgatgtatttttctttttaccgAACTAGTTGGGTGGCATTGAATTCATAATTTCATATACAAGAGGTTTAGCTATTTTTGTGTCATTTATAATAAattgatgtatttttttattttaaaacatatttaaatatattttgttgGTTGTGTGAGTTAAAGTTTTGGACAGAGAATTCTTTAAAGATTTATTGTATCATTTACAAAAAATGTTTGGTGTCATTTTCTAATTAAATGATGTGTTTTGTTATAATTGAATTGATTGTGTGGTATTAAACTAAAGAAGAGGAAGGATAATTTTAAATTGTGcagaatttattaaaaaaataacaccaaaatttttaatcGTAACAtataaaatttcttgttttgacatc is a window encoding:
- the LOC107638932 gene encoding probable ribose-5-phosphate isomerase 4, chloroplastic isoform X3, which gives rise to MVVGLGSGHASGMAIQHLGHQLRIGNLKDIVGIPMSVASASEAAKSGIPLDTYQDSTQIDFAFDDADAIEEGTLVAIIGRRKLQSEESIVQEKSILYAANKLVFIIEENQYKGGLEGSIPVLIHSPTWLATAEEIDDIFLGDAEVWRRPAIGQAGPLGGDFPLVTKEGCNVLDLIFTSPIASLAEVAKRLDTVDGVVDHGVVSKIPCTVVIASPNGMKILDKLTADIVG
- the LOC107638932 gene encoding probable ribose-5-phosphate isomerase 4, chloroplastic isoform X2 → MNQMASLTCSSSSSFSTKLPLHSSTPLTRRRRRSTHEFLRMVTRSCLDDSSALLRAAQYTVDTYVKSGMVVGLGSGHASGMAIQHLGHQLRIGNLKDIVGIPMSVASASEAAKSGIPLDTYQDSTQIDFAFDDADAIEEGTLVAIIGRRKLQSEESIVQEKSILYAANKLVFIIEENQYKGGLEGSIPVLIHSVWRRPAIGQAGPLGGDFPLVTKEGCNVLDLIFTSPIASLAEVAKRLDTVDGVVDHGVVSKIPCTVVIASPNGMKILDKLTADIVG
- the LOC107638932 gene encoding probable ribose-5-phosphate isomerase 4, chloroplastic isoform X1, with the translated sequence MNQMASLTCSSSSSFSTKLPLHSSTPLTRRRRRSTHEFLRMVTRSCLDDSSALLRAAQYTVDTYVKSGMVVGLGSGHASGMAIQHLGHQLRIGNLKDIVGIPMSVASASEAAKSGIPLDTYQDSTQIDFAFDDADAIEEGTLVAIIGRRKLQSEESIVQEKSILYAANKLVFIIEENQYKGGLEGSIPVLIHSPTWLATAEEIDDIFLGDAEVWRRPAIGQAGPLGGDFPLVTKEGCNVLDLIFTSPIASLAEVAKRLDTVDGVVDHGVVSKIPCTVVIASPNGMKILDKLTADIVG
- the LOC107638932 gene encoding probable ribose-5-phosphate isomerase 4, chloroplastic isoform X4 gives rise to the protein MAIQHLGHQLRIGNLKDIVGIPMSVASASEAAKSGIPLDTYQDSTQIDFAFDDADAIEEGTLVAIIGRRKLQSEESIVQEKSILYAANKLVFIIEENQYKGGLEGSIPVLIHSPTWLATAEEIDDIFLGDAEVWRRPAIGQAGPLGGDFPLVTKEGCNVLDLIFTSPIASLAEVAKRLDTVDGVVDHGVVSKIPCTVVIASPNGMKILDKLTADIVG